The segment CCAGGCTGAGGGTCTCGCCCTCCGATGTTGCTGCGCATCGTGACCCTATCCCCGCTTGTGAGGCCGGAATGCATTCCGGCCACGGGGTACTTAGGCGGCGCCGCGAGCCCGGACGTCGAGTTGCGATTCTGATTCTTTTCAATTCATCGCCCAGACGGCCTTGTATCGAGCTCGGCGTGCCCGCCATCAATTTTGTCCTATTTTTGCCATTTTACTTGGTCCCCGGCTTGCACACGCTGCCCTAGGCACCACTTACACCACTTACACGCCTTGAGCACttatacacacacacatacacactACATCATCACACACACATAACACACTACACtatcacacacacacaacaCACTACACTATCACACACACATATCACACACACAACACACAACACGCGCACAATGGGTTCTATTGGCACCGCTCCCCCCTTCCGGGTCCTGGAAGACCCTCGTCCCCACGACAAGTCCCTCCCTGCCTTCATGGTGTCTACCACGCGAGGTTTCCTCCCTCGCCTGGACCCTGTTGTCACGCTGCCCAAGGAGTTTGAGCCCCTCGAGTCGCTGCTGCAGCGCATGCCCGTCAAGACGCTCTCCGGGGAGCCGGGTCTTCTCGCGTCCGGCAAGCTGGGCCCCGTTGTGGACAATGAGTTCCCCGACCTGACCGACGAGATGGACAAGTACAAGGACGACTTGCCCATGATGAATGCCCTGTACCGCGACTACTCCTTCCTGGCCTCTGCGTATCTGCTCGAGCCCTGCCACGAGCGCTTCGTCAGGGGCGAGGAGTACGGCCTCGGCAGACAGACTCTGCCCAAGAACATTGCACGGCCCATTGCCCGCTGTGCCGAAATGTAAGCCTCTGCCGCTTTtatacatgtatgtagttACATGGTACTGACACGTGTCGCAGCGCCGGCTTCATGCCCTTTATGGAATACGCCGGCTCCTACGCCCTGTACAACTACCGCCTGGAAGACCCCGAGCAGGGCCTCGAGTACTCCAACCTCCGCCTCATCCGCGCCTTCGAGCACGGCCTGGACCCTACCTCGTCCGAGGCCggcttcgtcctcgtccacgtcGACATGGTCAAGAACTCGGGCCCCCTGGTCGCCGGCACCGTCAAGTGCCTCGACGTCGGGTCCAGCATCACGACGCCCCTGGGCACCGCCCCCCAGCGCGCCGCCTTCAACTCGGGCCTGGCCGAGATCCTCGGGGCCCTGCAAAAGATCAACTCGGTCATGGAGACCATGTGGGGGAAGTCCCGCCCGACCGAGTACACCAGCTTCCGCACCTTCATCTTCGGCATCACGTCGCAGTCCATGTTCCCCCACGGCGTCGTCTACGAGGGCCtcaacgacggcaagcccATGTCGTTCCGCGGCGAGAGCGGCGCCAACGACTCCATGGTGCCCCTGATGGACAACCTGCTGCAGGTGCCCATGCCCAACACGCCGCTGACCGACATCCTGAAGGACTTCCGCAAGTACAGGCCCAGCAACCACAAGGACTTTCTGCTGCACGTCAAGGAGGTCTCGGAGAGCCACGACCTGCGCGGCTTCGCGCTCgccctcaaggccaagccCACTACGGACGAGGAGAAGGACCTGGTGAGGGAGTCGCGCAGCTTGTGGCTGCAGATTCTCGACCAGGTGCGCGATTTCCGCTGGCGCCACTGGTGCTTCGCTAGGGAGTACATCCTGAAGAGGACGTCGCATCCTACGGCTACTGGGGGGAGCCCGATTGTGACGTGGCTGCCGAACCAGCTGGAGGCTGTGCTGGCGGAGATGGCGAACATTAATGAGATTGCGGGCAAGGATGATGCGAGGGGACTGGGCAAGACGTGCGAGGACGTCATGGACGCGGCGCTGCGGCAGAAGGAGACGCTGCGCAAGGAGGTGGACAAGTACTGCGCTGAGCGTGGCGTGTCGCGGAGCTGAGTCTGGTACGGTGTGTGTGAAAAGAGAATGTTTGATAGTGCGAAAAGTATGTTGTAGTTGATTTGATTGAGGTATTGCCTTGACTCTGGCGTCTGCTGTGATTATCGTGTATCTACATGCCGAGTGTGTAGAAGGCATTCTTGCGTCAGTTTTCTAACTCGTTTATTTGTGACCTTTTTTTCTATCATGACTCGAGCTTTAATAACTGTCTTTATTGCTTTACATGGTCCGCGTTTGTTTTAAATGGTTTGTGAAATTCCTCAAAACGTGGCGGCGCTGTGCTCTCGCGGCTGACCAGATTCCCTTGCTCGCCGTGACCTTTGTTTTTCATGATCAAGTTGTTTATCGTTTCCCTCTCAGGCAAATGATaatacaagcatgatacaagtatcaTATAAGCACAACATGTGGTAACACATTATTAGGCTGTACTAAGCCGAGAACAGCAAGAGACGAAAAAATAGACCGTCTGCGCATCATGACGCATCAGATTGAGTCAACTAGCAAAAATGACGCAATGCAGGATACAAGGTTGACGCTAGACATGGTTCTAAGCTTAATTCGTCTTCACGTGGAAGCACAGTCTCGAAAAATATAAGACGGCGCGAAGCCAAgcttgacgacatggaaagGCAAACCAGTGTTCCTCAGATGATACCTGGCCACGCGCTCTATGCCACAGTCAATGCATTACTGTATACTTGTCAATGGATCTGCTACATGCAGACAGCAGCTTTCGCATCTATCCAGCTACAATAAAGAACTCGGCCATCAGTCTGCAGGTGCGCATCCCAACTCTGGCAAGCCACAGACCTGAAATTCTAAACATGTCAGTATATCAAGATTTCTCTAGCCACCCTATCCCAATACCAATACTCGGGCAAGCGAGGCATCAAGCAGGGCCCAATTGTACAAACACTGTGTGCCTAAACCAGAGAGTCGTCACATACCGGGCGAGAGTTGAGTGTATACGCGTCGCGATGCGTACATGTACGACTGGAAGCTGACGGATGATGATTCATGATTCATGAAACGCCAAAAATGAACTCTACACATGTGTCCGCCAGTCTTCGCTCACCCCCGAGGACCTAAATATACAGACGGAGGGCACACAAAAGCGAAGCCGCCACGTTTGTGCCCAAAACACAGACGTCCAAGCCAACATGATCAAGTTCACGCTGCCCAcggccctcggcctcctcaGCGCCCTCGCACCATGGCCCTCCACGGCCATCAACGGCGGCCAAATCGTCCCCTTCGGCACGTTCCCCTACATCGTCAGCATGCACCGGCAACACACGCAGATCGGGCAGGCAACCCCGGTCGCCCCCGGCAAGACCCGCGACCGAGACCGCTGCACCGGCGTGCTCATCACCAAAAACCTCGTCCTCACCGCCGCCATCTGCATCCCGAACCAGAGGATCGGCCAGACCATGGTGACGCTCAACGCCACGGTGCAGAGGCGCCCGAAGAAGTACGGCAACGTGGTGCAGCTCAAGGACTACTTCTTCCCGCACGAGTACCTcaagggcgacggcgagtaCGACATCGCCATCTTCGAGGTCCAGGACACGCACAACGTGACGCAGTTCGCCAAGCTACCCTCGAGGGGCCAGGTCCCGAGGGAGGGCGAGCTGGCCATGATCCTGGGCGCCGGCATGGTGCTGTGGTTTCCCATCCCGGACGTGCCCGTCAAGAACCTGACCGTGCCCG is part of the Metarhizium brunneum chromosome 4, complete sequence genome and harbors:
- the BNA2_1 gene encoding Indoleamine 2,3-dioxygenase, yielding MGSIGTAPPFRVLEDPRPHDKSLPAFMVSTTRGFLPRLDPVVTLPKEFEPLESLLQRMPVKTLSGEPGLLASGKLGPVVDNEFPDLTDEMDKYKDDLPMMNALYRDYSFLASAYLLEPCHERFVRGEEYGLGRQTLPKNIARPIARCAEIAGFMPFMEYAGSYALYNYRLEDPEQGLEYSNLRLIRAFEHGLDPTSSEAGFVLVHVDMVKNSGPLVAGTVKCLDVGSSITTPLGTAPQRAAFNSGLAEILGALQKINSVMETMWGKSRPTEYTSFRTFIFGITSQSMFPHGVVYEGLNDGKPMSFRGESGANDSMVPLMDNLLQVPMPNTPLTDILKDFRKYRPSNHKDFLLHVKEVSESHDLRGFALALKAKPTTDEEKDLVRESRSLWLQILDQVRDFRWRHWCFAREYILKRTSHPTATGGSPIVTWLPNQLEAVLAEMANINEIAGKDDARGLGKTCEDVMDAALRQKETLRKEVDKYCAERGVSRS
- the ami gene encoding Serine protease ami, whose product is MIKFTLPTALGLLSALAPWPSTAINGGQIVPFGTFPYIVSMHRQHTQIGQATPVAPGKTRDRDRCTGVLITKNLVLTAAICIPNQRIGQTMVTLNATVQRRPKKYGNVVQLKDYFFPHEYLKGDGEYDIAIFEVQDTHNVTQFAKLPSRGQVPREGELAMILGAGMVLWFPIPDVPVKNLTVPVISLESCRARMADVQIVGTDKFCTRQCYDSDYYGLCEGDWGGPVLINDTVVGVIAESPTCTKRYRPCFPGVMTLVAEHLTFIEQMMSIYADSFINDGHLWTKRPFSKTEGDLRW